The sequence below is a genomic window from Candidatus Omnitrophota bacterium.
AGTATCTGCGGGTATTTAGTGATGCACCTGCGCAACCGGCTTAAGGGCTCAGCCGTATCCCGCATCACCCGCAACATCTGCAACGCGGTCAAAAGCCCGTCAGGCGTACAAAGATAATCCCGGAAGATGATATGGCCGGATTGTTCGCCGCCCAGATTAAACCCGCCTTTTAGAAGCGCCTCTAATACATATTTATCGCCTACGTCCGTACAGATGATCTTGATCCCTTTTTCATCCAAAGCCGCCTTCAGCCCGTAATTGCTCATTACAGTGGCCACTACAGTGTTCTTAACCAGGCGTTTATTTTTGCTCAAGTAGCGGGCGATCACCGCGATAGTGCAATCTCCGTCCAGCACCTGGCCTTTTTCATCCACCAGGATCCCCCGGTCGCCGTCACCATCCACGGCAATGCCCAGGTCAGCCTTCTTTTCCAGGACCAGTTCCTTGAGGATCTGGGGATTAACCGCCCCGCCTTCATTTATATTATGGCCTGACGGCTTATCGTGTATAGCGAAAACCCGGGCGCCTAATTTAGTGAATATCCCGGCAGCGAAAGGCGCTGCCGCGCCCCAGGCGCAATCAAGGGCCACAGTCATACCTCTCAATTTCAGGCCTTTTACCGAAGCCAGCAAGAATTTCGCATAACGGGATTGCGCGTTCTTAACTACGGCGAGCCTGCCTTTTTTAGCGGGTCCCGGCGGAACCAGCACAGGCTCGGTTATACTGGCCCAGATCACATCCTCCACTTTTTCTTCTTCTGCCTGTGAGAATTTATGGCCGTTAGCGTTAAAGAATTTGATCCCGTTATCGGTAGGCTTATTATGCGAGGCGGAGATCATCACTCCGCAGGAGGCCTTCAACTGCCTGACAAAATACGACAGCCCCGGGGTGGTTATCGTGCCTGCGGACAAAACATCCACTCCCTGGCCGGTTATGCTCTCGGTCAAAAGTTTTTCCAGCTTATCGCCGCTTAACCGGGTGTCTTTGCCGATCACGATCTTAGGCCTTTTGCGGCTTGAGCCCATTGTTTTCTTGATATAACGCGCCAGCGCATCCGCGATCAACGAAAGCATCTCGTCTGTCAAAGGGTAAACCCCGGGAGTTCCCCTTATCCCGTCGGTGCCGAAAAGTTTATGCCGGTTCTTTATCGTATCTCTCATTTTTGCCCCGTTAAAACGCAATATAGCAAAAAAACGGGCCCAGGATAAAAGCTATCGCCAAAAATCCTGCCCGTTTTTAAACATTCCCCCGAAGGATTACTTTATGCAATCCTCTCTCCAACAGCAATCTTCCTGATCGCAGTAATCTTTAGAAGTGCCGAAACAATCGTAATTGCCTTCTTTTTTCTGTATGGTCCTGATAAGATCCTTCTTAGAATACTTCCAGGTATCTCTAATGCTCATCACTTGCGCCTTCTTTTGCACATCTGACAACCTCATTAAGCTCCTCCTTAAGTACGAACTTAACACCGGCGCATATGCCGATTGCGCCGGGTGTCAATTACCATCTTAACACCAACTTTTCCAATTAAGCTTGGTGTAGAACTGCCGCTCAAACCTTGCTGACCACGTCGTGCCGTCTAACCCGTGAATTAACCAACAACCCGATCTCATCGCCCTTTTTGCCCTGGGTGATCGGGGAATGATCGATCTGCATAGAAACGATATTCTGCTTAAAATCCGTAGTATGGCCTTTGAACCGCACCGCATCCCCCAGTGATAACGGGGCCTTCAATCTTATCACCGCGGCCCTGACCTTCGGGAAATAATGGGTGATCCTGCCGACGACATTGTCCGCGAGCTTAGGCCTGCGGACAACAGCTTTCTTCGCAGCCGCTTTCTTAGGCTTCACCGCGGTTTTCTTGCGAGAGGCCTTCACCGGTTTCCTCTTCAACACCTTCTTCTTTGAAACCTTTTTTTTGGGCGTTATGGCCTTCTTTTTCTTTTTTGCCGCCATTCCTGCCTCCTTCAACTTCCGGGCCGG
It includes:
- a CDS encoding SAP domain-containing protein encodes the protein MRLSDVQKKAQVMSIRDTWKYSKKDLIRTIQKKEGNYDCFGTSKDYCDQEDCCWREDCIK
- the glmM gene encoding phosphoglucosamine mutase; translated protein: MRDTIKNRHKLFGTDGIRGTPGVYPLTDEMLSLIADALARYIKKTMGSSRKRPKIVIGKDTRLSGDKLEKLLTESITGQGVDVLSAGTITTPGLSYFVRQLKASCGVMISASHNKPTDNGIKFFNANGHKFSQAEEEKVEDVIWASITEPVLVPPGPAKKGRLAVVKNAQSRYAKFLLASVKGLKLRGMTVALDCAWGAAAPFAAGIFTKLGARVFAIHDKPSGHNINEGGAVNPQILKELVLEKKADLGIAVDGDGDRGILVDEKGQVLDGDCTIAVIARYLSKNKRLVKNTVVATVMSNYGLKAALDEKGIKIICTDVGDKYVLEALLKGGFNLGGEQSGHIIFRDYLCTPDGLLTALQMLRVMRDTAEPLSRLRRCITKYPQILVNVKVRDKVLFCDIPGFEDKLRGFTDKLKDEGRVLLRYSGTEALARVMVEGRDRQLIEDIAGSLAGHIRKAIGTE